The Eubacterium sp. MSJ-33 genomic sequence CGTTATTTTGACAGTGAAATATGTCAGAATATGGATATATCAGATAGTGAGATTGAGGAGCTCTGCAAGAGCTTGAAGGGGACTGCCATACGAAATACATGGCAGGATAGTGAAAAAGTGAAGATTAAGGATGTCACCAGAAATATACTGATTTCATGGGGCGTTCTGAAGGAGGAAGGCGGAAAGGTATATCCGACCAATGCATATGCACTTTTGACCGGACGGATGGTAGGGCAGCCGGTTATTCAGTGCGGCGTGTTCAAGGGAACCAATCGGGCACATTTTGTTGATCGGAGAGAGTTTGAGGGTTCTATTCAGGAACAAATGGATGCTGCATACCAGTATGTTCTTGAAAAAATTAACATGGGAATGACCATAAAGGGAATGTACAGACAAGATGTATATGAACTTCCTACAGATAGTATAAGAGAGTTGATTGCAAACGCAGTGGCTCATCGTAGTTATCTTGAGCCGGGAAATATACAAGTGGCATTGTATGATGACAGACTAGAGATTACTTCGCCGGGTATGCTACTGAATAATGTTACGATCGAAAAAATGATAGAAGGTTACTCAAGACCGAGAAATCCCGCAATCGCAAGAGCTTTTGCGTACATGAAAATTATTGAAAAATGGGGAACTGGAATACCGAGGTTATTTGCAGCCTGTGAGGAATATGGATTACCGAAGCCGGAGTTGATTGATTTTGATGGCGATTTCAGAGTAAATATGTATCGAAAAAGGGATGCTAATACAGAAACTAACACAGAAACTAACATAGAAACTAACACAGAAACTAACACAGAAAATGTAGGGAGAATAATTAGGCTCATGGGTGAACAGCCTTCCATTACAGTAAAGATGATTGCACAGCAGCTTGGGCTTTCTGTTGGAGGAGTTCGTTATCATATCAATAAATTAAAGAAAGATGGTGTTGTGGAGCATATCGGTTCTTCTAAGAAAGGTACATGGGTAATCCATGATTAAAATTGTTGTATTGCGAGTGGAATAGTATACTAAAAGCAAAAGGTGAACAATTAAAGCGATTATGCCGATATACAATGTGAGTCAGTAAATGGATTTACAATATAATGTGCACAAGGAGGTTACATTATGTCAAAAATTACAGATTATGCTTTTTTGTTTCAAAATTCATCCGGAAAGTCGGCATTTAATCCAATAGGGAGTTTCCAATTATCCCAGCTCAATAGCAGTGCAGTACAATCACAGTTAAAAGCAGCAGGGATTAACACAAACAGCAAACAATATAAAACCGTTATAAGTAAAATGATGCAAAATGCAAACGGAATGATGTATACCAATCCGGCAGCCATAAAGAATTTGATGAAGAACTATGACAAAGATGGGGACTATATTTCTCCGGCAACTGGTCTTGCAGGTATGGACGCAACGGATATTCCTATTTCGCAGAGACACGTGATTATTGATATTCCTGAAAAAAACAGACAGGAAATGTTTGATAATGCAAAACGGGAGTTCCTTGAAGAAAATGGAATTGCAAACGGAGATACTACAAAACGTTCAGATGTGTTTTACCATTATCAAAAGTCTGCAAAGAAGCGGGACAGATTAAAGGGGACGTGGACTTTAGAACAATATGAACGACAGTATAATCAAGCTTTTTATGATGCGGCAAAGGCTGCCGATCCAACATGGAAACCTGGAAAAGCGATAAAAGCAGGTGCGTTGGATGGGATTACAAGAGAGCAAATTGATAAATCATTGACTGTAACGATGGGACAATATGGAGAAATATTCAAGAGAGGTTTTGATCTGAAATTATAATGATCTGAATATATTAGTAGACAGAACGGCATTTTGTGTAACAAATGCCGTTCGGATGCCTTTTCTATAACTTTACTGCAAAGCATGAGGATTAAATATCTTCATGCTTTTTCCCTAGATAGGTGTCAATTTCCTTCTGGTGGCGCTGCAGCT encodes the following:
- a CDS encoding ATP-binding protein, whose amino-acid sequence is MAEETLFSGESKNIEYKVAVPDKSEKYMKTVVAFANGRGGKIVFGIEDKTLEVVGMDEDSIYKTMDAITNAISDSCEPAIRPDVAMQTIKDKTVIVVEIFPGAERPYYIKSQGVFDGTYVRVAGTTRHVEDYMLRELMLEGKNRYFDSEICQNMDISDSEIEELCKSLKGTAIRNTWQDSEKVKIKDVTRNILISWGVLKEEGGKVYPTNAYALLTGRMVGQPVIQCGVFKGTNRAHFVDRREFEGSIQEQMDAAYQYVLEKINMGMTIKGMYRQDVYELPTDSIRELIANAVAHRSYLEPGNIQVALYDDRLEITSPGMLLNNVTIEKMIEGYSRPRNPAIARAFAYMKIIEKWGTGIPRLFAACEEYGLPKPELIDFDGDFRVNMYRKRDANTETNTETNIETNTETNTENVGRIIRLMGEQPSITVKMIAQQLGLSVGGVRYHINKLKKDGVVEHIGSSKKGTWVIHD
- a CDS encoding DUF3879 family protein; the encoded protein is MSKITDYAFLFQNSSGKSAFNPIGSFQLSQLNSSAVQSQLKAAGINTNSKQYKTVISKMMQNANGMMYTNPAAIKNLMKNYDKDGDYISPATGLAGMDATDIPISQRHVIIDIPEKNRQEMFDNAKREFLEENGIANGDTTKRSDVFYHYQKSAKKRDRLKGTWTLEQYERQYNQAFYDAAKAADPTWKPGKAIKAGALDGITREQIDKSLTVTMGQYGEIFKRGFDLKL